In Desulfonatronum sp. SC1, one DNA window encodes the following:
- the dut gene encoding dUTP diphosphatase: MHSIPVDVRVLSPLWSHSDLRGATPGSCGLDLMACFTEEQRVLLPGERTAVPSGLAIDIRRPGIAGFVYSRSGLGTKQGLVVSQGVGVIDPDYRGEIIVSLLNTSGEERTITRGQRIAQLIFQSYFPAEFTVRDELTATQRGAGGFGHTG; this comes from the coding sequence ATGCATTCCATTCCAGTCGATGTTCGCGTTCTCAGCCCGCTGTGGTCCCATTCCGATCTTCGGGGCGCGACGCCGGGGTCTTGCGGACTGGATCTGATGGCCTGTTTTACCGAAGAACAACGAGTCTTGCTTCCGGGAGAACGCACGGCGGTTCCGAGCGGTCTGGCCATCGACATCCGCCGACCGGGAATCGCCGGGTTCGTGTACTCCCGCAGCGGGCTGGGCACAAAGCAGGGCTTGGTGGTCAGCCAGGGTGTCGGGGTGATTGATCCGGACTACCGCGGCGAGATCATCGTCTCTTTGCTGAACACCTCCGGCGAGGAGCGGACCATCACCCGCGGCCAGCGCATTGCCCAGTTGATCTTTCAGTCCTATTTTCCGGCCGAGTTCACGGTCCGGGACGAATTGACCGCCACCCAGCGCGGGGCCGGCGGATTCGGGCATACGGGATGA